One genomic segment of Clostridium estertheticum subsp. estertheticum includes these proteins:
- a CDS encoding sensor histidine kinase has product MESWILINKLIILIYVSSLSVKGNFNSLCSNYIVVISLLIYVIINVCKALASSRVHKLIFLCISVFVLLLCSYFVTPIFLILLPINFYEIFMGKIKFVYILSGLIMSVLIINDKIMIYEYLGSSLISLVAYYFILESERTIVKLTICNDSLKEKNYKLRAKLNDQIEYKKQIIYTSQLQERNNIAQEIHDKLGHSISGSLMQLEAAKLLVDKDSNKSKLIIQNITNVLREGMESIRFTLKNIKPEVEQLGINKLKLLVDEFKNKGKINAKLYYSNELDKITYIEWKVICDNIQEVFTNIIKYSQANNVKVNVEVLNTLIKVEIKDDGIGCLRIEKGLGLSGIEERTMNLNGKVIFDGYSGFSVIMLFPI; this is encoded by the coding sequence ATGGAAAGTTGGATATTGATAAATAAATTAATAATACTAATTTATGTGAGTAGTTTATCTGTAAAAGGGAACTTTAATTCTCTTTGTAGTAATTATATAGTGGTTATATCCTTACTAATTTATGTGATTATTAATGTATGCAAGGCTTTAGCTTCAAGTAGAGTACATAAACTTATTTTTTTATGTATATCTGTTTTTGTACTTTTACTTTGTAGTTATTTTGTTACCCCTATATTTCTAATATTATTACCAATAAACTTTTATGAAATATTTATGGGTAAAATAAAATTTGTATATATTTTGAGTGGTTTAATAATGTCTGTTCTTATTATTAATGATAAGATTATGATATACGAATATCTCGGATCATCTTTGATTAGCCTAGTAGCATACTATTTCATTTTAGAAAGTGAAAGGACGATAGTAAAACTCACTATATGTAATGATTCTCTTAAAGAGAAAAACTATAAGTTGCGAGCAAAATTAAATGATCAAATAGAATATAAAAAACAAATTATATATACATCACAATTGCAAGAAAGAAATAATATTGCTCAAGAAATACATGACAAATTAGGTCATAGTATTTCAGGCAGTTTAATGCAACTAGAGGCGGCTAAACTTCTTGTGGACAAGGATAGTAATAAAAGCAAACTTATTATTCAAAATATAACAAATGTACTTAGAGAGGGTATGGAGAGCATAAGATTTACGCTTAAAAATATTAAACCTGAAGTTGAACAATTAGGTATAAATAAGCTTAAGTTACTTGTAGATGAGTTTAAAAATAAAGGGAAAATTAATGCGAAATTGTATTATAGTAATGAGCTAGATAAAATAACATACATTGAGTGGAAGGTTATTTGCGACAACATTCAAGAAGTTTTTACAAATATAATTAAATATTCACAAGCTAATAATGTTAAGGTAAATGTGGAGGTTCTTAATACTTTAATAAAGGTAGAAATAAAGGATGATGGAATAGGATGTTTAAGAATAGAGAAAGGACTTGGGTTATCTGGGATAGAAGAAAGAACTATGAATCTAAATGGGAAAGTTATTTTTGATGGTTATAGTGGGTTTTCAGTAATTATGCTGTTCCCTATATAA
- a CDS encoding L,D-transpeptidase: MNKSHLSCILFIFIIILIVFTLDYKADATVKNPLTQVNIYQNNDILMKNNIIKTNVPKPVYSSVTTNNQLEKVINSKNIWSATSYFIWIDIYHQRVNIFKGSYKKWHLVTSMVCSTGKTSTPTIKGNFAVGIKGKYFISSGGARCKYYTQIRGNYLFHSVLYDRGGNYIIDNTLGVPVSHGCVRLALKNAKFIYDYIPAKTFIWSN; the protein is encoded by the coding sequence ATGAATAAAAGTCATTTATCATGTATTCTTTTTATATTTATAATTATTTTAATTGTATTTACTTTAGATTATAAAGCTGATGCAACTGTAAAAAATCCTCTTACTCAAGTAAATATATATCAAAACAATGATATATTAATGAAAAATAATATTATAAAAACAAATGTACCAAAACCTGTATATTCATCGGTAACTACAAATAATCAACTAGAAAAAGTTATAAACAGTAAGAATATTTGGAGCGCTACTTCCTATTTTATATGGATTGATATATATCATCAAAGGGTAAATATATTTAAGGGGTCTTATAAGAAATGGCATCTTGTCACATCTATGGTTTGTTCTACTGGAAAGACAAGCACCCCTACAATTAAAGGTAATTTTGCTGTGGGAATTAAGGGTAAGTATTTTATATCGTCTGGAGGTGCTAGGTGTAAATACTATACTCAAATAAGGGGTAATTATTTATTTCACAGTGTACTATATGATAGAGGTGGAAATTATATTATAGATAACACACTTGGAGTTCCTGTATCTCACGGATGTGTAAGATTAGCTTTAAAAAATGCTAAATTTATATATGATTATATTCCAGCTAAAACTTTTATTTGGAGCAATTAA
- a CDS encoding methyl-accepting chemotaxis protein, translating into MKSKKLKLNSIRTKLIISLVSICIIPLIILGIGSYRQSKSILNNKLTVTSTQTLTEINNGLSNYLNGFSNMLSLTSNNYNIINVDTGNNINYIPDLLKGVAESNKDILDISYGTTTGKFKTYPNATMSPGYDATKSSWYKQALEHKGQVIITPEYIDDGTKKSIITLAKTVEKDGKVVGVVEIDLTLNTLAEQISTKKLGNTGYVFISEVSGKVLAHPVKKLINTDMASKLPFWNNAKSQNSGFVNYDDNGSKKFGVYQTNELTGWKLVATLDQSELSNDTKSIIHTTILIILIMALISIGMSLVLSKGIAYNIHNLKDVFAKASKGDLTVSIKASTKDEFEDLAISFNSMMKNISGIMNNVTNSSKTVAETSTTLASMSEEVTVSIGEVSSAIEQVSIGATQQAQSAQDGALEMEDLSNRLDKISNNSNEMDKISTGTKDLGTKGLSMMDTLIEKSNKTKSSTKEVNEIIQDMNESTKQINAISETLVSITEQTGLLSLNASIESARAGEAGKGFAVVAGEIRKLAEQSKNSTEDIKGIIANIQKKSNTAVEAIKSTQTVVDEQELAVGETKNIFSEILKSINIMITKVEEIKISIVDVNEKKQSTVLEIENISSISEQTAAASEQVSASTEEITATMEEFAKHSSELQALSEKLDNEIKKFKI; encoded by the coding sequence ATTAAATCTAAAAAGTTAAAACTAAACAGTATTCGGACTAAATTAATTATTAGTCTAGTATCAATTTGTATAATTCCATTAATTATACTAGGTATTGGTTCTTATAGACAGTCGAAATCAATTCTTAATAATAAATTAACGGTAACAAGCACACAAACTCTTACAGAAATAAATAATGGGTTATCTAATTACTTAAATGGATTTTCAAATATGCTTTCATTGACATCTAATAATTATAATATTATTAATGTTGATACAGGTAATAATATAAATTATATACCCGATTTATTAAAAGGTGTAGCAGAAAGTAACAAAGATATACTTGATATATCTTACGGAACAACCACAGGCAAGTTTAAAACATATCCGAATGCTACAATGTCTCCTGGTTACGATGCAACTAAAAGCTCTTGGTATAAACAAGCTTTAGAGCACAAAGGTCAAGTTATAATAACTCCAGAATATATAGATGATGGAACTAAAAAGAGTATTATTACGCTTGCAAAAACAGTGGAGAAAGATGGTAAAGTAGTTGGCGTTGTAGAAATAGATTTAACATTAAACACACTTGCAGAGCAAATATCCACAAAGAAATTAGGGAATACAGGATATGTGTTTATTTCTGAGGTTTCAGGTAAGGTTTTAGCTCACCCTGTAAAGAAACTTATTAACACAGATATGGCTTCTAAGTTACCGTTTTGGAATAACGCAAAGTCGCAAAATAGTGGTTTCGTTAATTATGATGATAATGGTTCAAAGAAATTTGGAGTATATCAAACAAATGAATTAACAGGTTGGAAGTTAGTGGCTACATTAGATCAAAGTGAACTATCAAATGACACGAAGTCTATAATACATACAACTATATTAATTATATTGATAATGGCATTAATCTCTATAGGTATGTCTTTAGTGTTAAGTAAGGGAATAGCTTATAATATTCATAATCTAAAAGATGTTTTTGCAAAGGCTTCGAAGGGAGACTTAACGGTATCTATTAAAGCATCAACAAAAGATGAGTTTGAAGATTTAGCTATATCATTTAATTCTATGATGAAAAATATATCTGGAATTATGAACAATGTTACAAATTCATCAAAGACGGTAGCTGAAACATCAACGACTCTTGCAAGTATGTCGGAGGAGGTGACAGTTTCTATAGGTGAAGTTTCAAGTGCAATAGAGCAAGTGTCAATAGGTGCAACTCAGCAAGCTCAAAGTGCTCAAGATGGTGCTTTAGAGATGGAGGATTTGTCAAATAGATTAGATAAAATTAGTAACAATTCAAATGAAATGGATAAAATTTCGACTGGGACTAAAGATTTAGGAACAAAAGGACTGTCAATGATGGACACCTTAATTGAAAAATCAAATAAAACTAAATCATCAACTAAAGAAGTTAATGAAATAATTCAGGATATGAATGAGAGCACTAAGCAAATAAATGCTATTTCTGAAACATTAGTAAGTATTACAGAGCAAACGGGTCTTCTATCGTTAAATGCAAGCATAGAATCTGCACGGGCCGGTGAAGCAGGTAAGGGATTTGCCGTAGTTGCTGGAGAAATAAGAAAACTTGCGGAACAATCAAAAAATTCAACAGAGGATATTAAAGGGATTATTGCTAATATTCAGAAAAAGTCAAATACAGCGGTAGAGGCAATTAAATCAACTCAAACAGTAGTAGATGAACAGGAGTTGGCGGTAGGTGAGACTAAAAATATATTTAGTGAAATATTAAAATCAATTAATATCATGATTACTAAGGTTGAAGAGATAAAGATATCTATTGTTGATGTAAATGAGAAAAAACAATCTACAGTATTAGAAATTGAGAATATTTCATCTATATCAGAACAAACGGCAGCTGCGTCAGAGCAAGTATCCGCTTCGACTGAAGAAATAACAGCGACAATGGAGGAGTTTGCAAAACACTCTAGTGAACTTCAAGCATTATCTGAGAAATTAGATAATGAAATAAAGAAATTCAAAATATAA